A region of Colletotrichum higginsianum IMI 349063 chromosome 10, whole genome shotgun sequence DNA encodes the following proteins:
- a CDS encoding Primase zinc finger, with protein MPPAPPNEPQWPPRSPHDVLASTPGGRDRLRRLANRTSPSPSPLRRGRANSTLSARSLNLQDEMDDHEDDDDDEETLQLKLQEIQARLRLKKLQSAKERTVGAVSPRRRSPPPQQSRPTSIGLVLGASRAPARPESQAAVEVPVSPIRKMQPPQPQASPSRVLLGIDKGLKGKDVSLKRAPSVLRRNANSQDGQQQFGGYLQRSRTPALQTANEIQRPLSFNERLAAARTQEVDRQDLRDRVRQARSGAFEIGQKEIDQFKETAVDLPEQLDPTPQFSRDDILGAKAKPEHGPRILNDTPTLSAPAPKDTNDPQGLYEPPPDWMMAGKKSKVAPADVPESEASAFEPYSSFHLSQRILPHQVLTRTLSGKKIFKMPELLRKVKGPEFQLPDIEQDIVVFAIVAKKSEPRQHKPRPDQNGKQSDRGKYMVITLCDLKWELELFLFNTGFTRFWKLTEGTVLAILNPTIMPPPVGREATGKFSLVINSDADTIMEIGKARDLGFCKSIKRDGGFCNSWVNKKRTEFCEFHTNEAVTKQRATRMEVNSMDFGGIGKRHRWNSHDVRKPEPEQKQGKYDRETHSHWFATKSMSSAQLIDGAQSLADRREKEEGLKRRMLAQERERGIMQRLSKIGAGAGKEYMTQSERTRNAASASALSLSAPSTSVAEERQRVDARNMGLMAPRSKELAIHLSPIKRKRPQSAQSSSSVGASSSAATGSKGGFGWGGNLKDKLAKMKDGDKLSNDKPPVRKKTRFVTEKGIREAGRESLGMDLPQQSISFEDDDDDDLIIV; from the exons ATGCCTCCTG CCCCACCCAACGAGCCTCAGTGGCCTCCTCGATCCCCTCACGATGTTCTCGCCAGTACACCAGGCGGCCGCGACCGCCTACGACGTCTCGCCAATCGAACATCAccttctccgtcgccgcTGAGGAGGGGACGTGCAAACTCGACGCTGTCAGCGCGGTCCTTGAACCTACAagacgagatggacgaccacgaggacgacgatgacgacgaggaaacGCTTCAGTTGAAGTTGCAGGAGATCCAGGCCAGATTGAGATTGAAAAAGTTGCAGAGCGCAAAGGAGCGAACGGTGGGTGCTGTGTCTCCCCGGCGTAGATCACCGCCACCGCAACAGTCAAGACCGACATCAATAGGCCTAGTGCTCGGCGCAAGTCGAGCGCCTGCGAGACCCGAATCGCAAGCTGCGGTCGAAGTGCCCGTGTCTCCCATACGGAAGATGCAGCCACCACAGCCACAGGCATCGCCTAGTCGGGTCTTGTTAGGCATTGACAAAGGGCTCAAGGGCAAAGATGTCTCGTTGAAACGAGCACCAAGTGTGTTGCGCAGGAACGCGAACTCCCAAGACGGTCAGCAGCAGTTTGGCGGCTACCTCCAAAGGTCAAGGACTCCGGCATTGCAGACCGCGAACGAAATACAACGGCCCTTAAGTTTTAACGAGAGGCTAGCCGCAGCGAGGACGCAAGAGGTTGACCGCCAGGACTTGAGAGACAGAGTCCGGCAGGCCAGGTCTGGGGCTTTTGAGATTGGACAGAAGGAGATTGACCAGTTCAAAGAGACGGCAGTCGATCTTCCGGAGCAGCTTGACCCTACGCCGCAGTTCAGCAGAGACGATATCCTGGGTGCTAAAGCCAAACCCGAACACGGACCCAGGATACTCAACGATACACCTACCCTTTCGGCACCAGCGCCAAAAGACACCAATGACCCGCAGGGCCTTTACGAGCCTCCACCCGACTGGATGATGGCTGGGAAGAAATCTAAGGTGGCACCCGCAGATGTGCCCGAGTCAGAAGCATCGGCTTTCGAGCCATACTCCAGCTTCCATCTCTCGCAGCGCATTCTTCCGCATCAGGTCTTGACAAGGACCTTGTCCGGAAAGAAGATCTTCAAAATGCCAGAATTACTGCGCAAAGTCAAGGGCCCCGAATTTCAGCTTCCAGATATCGAACAAGACATTGTTGTGTTTGCCATTGTCGCAAAAAAGTCGGAACCCCGCCAACACAAGCCTCGACCAGACCAAAACGGGAAGCAATCAGATAGAGGGAAGTACATGGTCATCACACTCTGTGATCTTAAGTGGGAGCTCGAATTGTTTCTCTTTAATACGGGGTTCACCCGATTCTGGAAACTCACCGAAGGCACGGTATTGGCTATTTTGAACCCAACAATCATGCCACCGCCAGTAGGCCGCGAGGCCACCGGAAAGTTCAGTCTAGTGATCAACTCTGATGCAGACACCATCATGGAGATCGGAAAGGCTCGCGACTTGGGGTTTTGTAAATCCATCAAGAGGGACGGGGGCTTCTGCAACTCGTGGGTCAACAAAAAGAGAACCGAGTTCTGCGAATTCCATACCAACGAGGCCGTCACCAAACAACGAGCGACGCGCATGGAAGTAAATTCGATGGACTTTGGTGGTATCGGAAAGAGGCATCGATGGAACTCTCACGATGTTCGGAAACCAGAACCGGAACAAAAGCAGGGCAAATACGACCGGGAAACACACAGCCACTGGTTCGCCACGAAATCAATGAGCTCTGCGCAACTCATTGACGGAGCCCAATCGCTTGCTGACcggagagaaaaggaagaagggCTGAAAAGGCGGATGCTTGCCCAGGAACGCGAGAGGGGAATCATGCAGCGTCTCAGCAAAAtaggcgccggcgccgggaaGGAATACATGACGCAGTCGGAACGCACCCGCAACGCCgcgtctgcgtctgcccTCTCTTTATCTGCTCCGTCGACCAgcgtggccgaggagcgACAGCGTGTCGACGCGAGGAATATGGGTCTGATGGCCCCCAGGAGTAAGGAACTGGCGATTCATCTGAGCCCGATCAAACGGAAGAGGCCCCAGAGCGCGCAATCCAGCTCCTCGGTCGGTgcatcttcctcggccgcgacaGGGTCGAAAGGTGGTTTCGGCTGGGGCGGCAACCTCAAGGATAAGCTGGCCAAGATGAAGGACGGCGACAAGTTGAGCAATGACAAGCCGCCGGTGCGAAAGAAGACGAGGTTTGTGACAGAGAAGGGGATCCGCGAGGCCGGGAGGGAGAGTCTGGGAATGGACCTGCCGCAGCAGTCGATTTCTTttgaagatgacgacgatgacgattTGATTATTGTGTGA
- a CDS encoding dihydrodipicolinate synthetase has protein sequence MAPHQDAPSPAGSFTAGFGSISFQSSTSSNLKVSSSLAPAESHSPLSSSYDSASLGVGLHETRPLVPGVYVPTMCFFETGTENVDIDTISRHAVRLAQAGVTGLATQGSNGEAVHLTHAERQLVTSTTRQALNDAGFSHMPIIVGCGSQSTRETIQYCTEAWAAGGDYALVLPPSYYSGLFAPSSETILEFFNAVADSSPIPIIIYNFPGAVGGLDLSSDVIVQLSQHPNIVGVKLTCGNTGKLNRVAASTRKLTKSPNAKAPEFLVLAGSADFSIQSLVAGGHGILAGLANIAPKACIRTIELYQEGSHQEAQYMQEIVSQGDWAAIQGGVVGVKAGLQAWLGYGGVARSPLPRPTTEQMAKWKEGYRDLVVLEKSL, from the coding sequence ATGGCCCCTCACCAGGACGCGCCTTCACCGGCAGGTAGTTTCACAGCCGGCTTCGGCAGTATCTCCTTCCAGTCGAGCACTTCTTCCAATCTCAAAGTCAGCAGCAGCCTAGCCCCCGCTGAGTCGCATTCTCCTCTCAGCAGCTCGTACGACAGCGCATCGCTCGGTGTAGGTCTCCATGAAACCCGGCCACTTGTTCCCGGGGTCTACGTACCTACCATGTGCTTCTTCGAGACCGGCACGGAGAACGTGGACATTGATACCATCTCTCGCCATGCTGTGCGACTCGCCCAGGCTGGTGTCACCGGCCTTGCCACGCAGGGGTCAAACGGGGAGGCTGTTCATCTCACTCACGCCGAACGCCAGCTCGTCACGTCAACGACTCGGCAAGCCCTTAATGACGCTGGATTCTCTCACATGCCCATCATCGTCGGTTGCGGAAGCCAGAGCACTCGCGAAACCATACAATATTGCACCGAAGCCTGGGCTGCTGGCGGAGATTATGCCCTCGTTCTCCCTCCGTCTTACTACTCTGGTCTATTTGCGCCATCGTCAGAAACCATCCTCGAGTTCTTCAACGCTGTAGCAGATTCATCGCCGATCCCCATCATCATCTACAACTTCCCCGGAGCGGTTGGAGGCTTGGACCTATCTTCCGACGTCATCGTCCAGCTGTCTCAACACCCCAACATTGTCGGCGTCAAGCTGACATGCGGAAACACGGGCAAGTTGAATCGTGTTGCGGCCTCCACGAGGAAATTGACAAAGAGTCCCAATGCCAAGGCTCCTGAGTTCCTTGTCCTGGCCGGCTCTGCAGATTTCTCAATTCAGTCTCTCGTGGCCGGAGGACACGGCATCCTTGCAGGCCTAGCCAACATTGCCCCCAAGGCCTGCATTAGAACCATTGAGCTTTATCAAGAGGGCAGCCACCAAGAAGCTCAGTATATGCAGGAGATCGTATCACAAGGTGATTGGGCTGCCATCCAAGGGGGCGTTGTTGGCGTGAAGGCTGGTCTTCAAGCATGGTTGGGTTATGGAGGCGTCGCCCGGAGTCCCTTGCCAAGGCCAACAACGGAACAAATGGCAAAGTGGAAAGAGGGTTACCGAGATCTTGTCGTTCTTGAGAAGTCCCTGTAG
- a CDS encoding Tyrosinase 2 produces the protein MTALQFILVFGVLSAVQWFAAAQEIPVAGVRSGVNTRTGEMPIRRNINSVFDERGPQWDLYIAALTAMQDANETDPTSYFQIAGIHGQPYMAWSGGGPQTGADAGYCPHNQVLFGTWHRGYLSLYEQVLVRQAKRIAISYPEPHKRKYLEAAESLRIAYWDWAENHQVPPVTAMPTVIVNKPVAGLVQPASVRNPLYRFKYPQSALDGYFGRFDGTNSTRRCANDGETYPETANEKLAGFNLKEKTLHHANVDRLIAFWQSLHFENAKMHFSYTSNEMFATPAGTTVTPQYPIWPFMGSGGSPLTSESVTHVRDWGYTYEPMRFWDQAPGETKMAVRRTVNLLYGPSEQQRKRGLSPQGLRRRKEVTKREYFAKVEVERGELELPCQVQLYLKGKLAGSFTLLDMPKKGKSYDEIPLSRGVEVAGFRGLSSKSVLGDVEYGLEVVINNLDGTTTPLDRVPSLKIEVEDVNFVAPDSLNELPTIGEAQCRAVKARPLTISN, from the exons ATGACTGCTCTTCAGTTCATACTAGTCTTTGGTGTCTTGTCGGCAGTTCAATGGTTTGCCGCCGCGCAAGAGATTCCGGTCGCCGGGGTTAGGTCCGGCGTCAACACGAGAACTGGCGAGATGCCCATCAGGAGGAACATCAACAGCGTCTTCGACGAAAGAGGGCCACAATG GGATCTCTACATTGCAGCTCTTACTGCCATGCAAGATGCAAACGAGACGGATCCGACGTCTTACTTCCAGATAGCCG GAATCCACGGCCAGCCATACATGGCCTGGTCCGGTGGCGGACCGCAGACGGGAGCAGACGCAGGATACTGTCCTCACAAC CAAGTGTTGTTTGGCACCTGGCATCGCGGCTATCTCTCGCTATATGAG CAAGTTCTCGTACGCCAGGCTAAGCGCATTGCGATATCCTACCCAGAGCCTCACAAGAGGAAGTACTTGGAAGCCGCAGAGAGTTTGCGCATCGCGTATTGGGACTGGGCCGAAAACCACCAAGTCCCGCCTgtgacggcgatgccgacggtGATCGTCAACAAGCCCGTAGCCGGCTTGGTACAGCCCGCGAGCGTCAGGAACCCGCTGTACCGGTTCAAATATCCCCAGTCCGCTCTAGACGGCTATTTCGGTCGATTCGATGGGACGAACTCCACGAGGCGTTGCGCCAATGACGGCGAGACTTATCCGGAGACGGCTAACGAAAAGCTCGCGGGTTTCAACctgaaggagaagacg CTCCATCATGCCAACGTCGACCGTCTCATCGCCTTCTGGCAGTCCCTTCACTTCGAAAATGCCAAAATGCACTTCTCGTACACCTCCAACGAAATGTTCGCCACGCCGGCGGGCACAACGGTGACGCCGCAGTATCCCATCTGGCCATTCATGGGCTCGGGGGGCAGCCCGCTCACAAGTGAGTCGGTGACGCACGTCCGCGACTGGGGGTACACGTACGAGCCCATGCGGTTCTGGGACCAGGCGCCGGGAGAGACCAAGATGGCCGTCAGAAGGACGGTGAACCTCCTGTACGGTCCGTCGGAGCAGCAGAGAAAGCGAGGACTCTCGCCTCAGGGGCTGAGGAGGCGGAAGGAAGTGACGAAGAGGGAGTACttcgccaaggtcgaggtAGAGAGGGGAGAGCTGGAGTTGCCGTGCCAGGTGCAGCTGTATCTGAAGGGCAAGCTGGCCGGGTCCTTTACGCTGCTGGACATGCccaagaaggggaaaagcTACGATGAGATCCCACTGAGCAGGGGGGTCGAGGTGGCGGGCTTCCGTGGGCTCTCGTCGAAGAGTGTACTGGGCGACGTCGAGTACGGGTTGGAGGTTGTGATCAATAAC CTTGACGGAACAACGACCCCGTTGGACCGCGTGCCGAGCTTGAAGATCGAGGTTGAGGACGTGAACTTCGTGGCGCCCGATTCGCTTAACGAACTGCCGACGATCGGTGAAGCACAATGTCGCGCTGTGAAAGCGCGACCCTTGACAATCAGCAACTAG
- a CDS encoding DASH complex subunit Duo1 — protein sequence MADYTDDSLTEDVWASPRPEGESAPPSDRPKTPNTPKTPKTPKTPANPNVTFDREAALRKELEGVRNINAAIEGIIATLDKAKGNMNTVGGTVSNASTLLNTWTRILSQTEHNQRLILNPNWRGASNDLVEIEAEAVQKQQLAERRAAEEERRREAARRKREEEEEERQRQAAVGNAPRGRVVSRGRARGTASTTRGHGYTSSTSRIGRGAASIRGGYRGRARGTE from the exons ATGGCTGACTACACCGACGATTCCCTAACAGAGGACGTCTGGGCGTCACCCCGACCCGAGGGCGAAAGCGCCCCTCCATCCGATCGGCCCAAGACCCCGAACACACCAAAAACCCCAAAGACACCAAAGACACCTGCAAACCCAAACGTCACTTTTGATAGAGAAGCGGCTTTGCGGAAAGAGCTGGAGGGCGTACGCAACATCAATGCGGCCATCGAGGGCATCATCGCCACCCTagacaaggccaagggcaacaTGAAT ACTGTCGGCGGTACCGTATCTAACGCATCCACCCTCCTCAACACATGGACTCGCATTCTTTCGCAAACCGAACACAATCAGCGACTCATCCTGAATCCCAACTGGCGCGGCGCAAGCAATGACTTGGTTGAAATCGAGGCCGAAGCAGTCCAGAAGCAACAGCTTGCCGAGAGGCGAGCCGCTGAagaggagcggcggcgggaggctGCTCGTCGAaaaagagaggaggaagaggaggagcgACAAAGacaggccgccgtcggcaatGCGCCGCGTGGTCGAGTTGTCTCTCGCGGCCGGGCTCGGGGCACCGCAAGCACCACTCGCGGCCACGGCTACACGAGTAGCACATCGAGGATCGGCAGAGGCGCCGCGAGCATTCGTGGTGGGTATCGGGGGCGAGCTAGAGGTACGGAATAA
- a CDS encoding Major facilitator superfamily transporter has protein sequence MLDIYQLNLAGLLLACGALFASGRQEKQNVAGKDVKKDAKQKQKRQGSQWAFYVVYALVMGSDWLQGPFLYSLYTNEHQISSDLVPSLFTTGFVSGAVAGYFIGSLADRHGRKVSCLFFCAAYALSCILTTIPNVTLLFLGRVLGGLGTSLLFSVFESWMVTDFHARRLGDQGLDLSRTFGLMSTVNSVVAIVSGVVSEWLVSATGTRKAPFLTSVVLLIIASSVIASQWDENYGSTGKASPSKASRSKTASLWPTMTDKRVLAIGLASTMFEGSMYLFVVLWSPVLVSASSSPETLPYGIIFASFMASTLLASLLYPRLLALVSTPSRLLLSVLLAANVVFFALGTGAPRAEQITFWLFCLFEACVGLYFPSMGYLKGKVVDDGVRAQVYGVLRIPLNVFVVVSLMFSSDGQAAKVFLVCSMLLQASCGALWLMDGQDA, from the exons atGTTGGACATATATCAGCTCAACCTCGCCGGCTTGCTCCTTGCCTGTGGCGCCCTCTTTGCCTCTGGAAGACAGGAAAAGCAAAATGTCGCTGGGAAAGATGTGAAGAAGGACgcgaagcagaagcagaagcggcAAGGCTCTCAATGGGCATTCTACGTCGTCTACGCCCTCGTCATGGGCTCGGACTGGCTGCAG GGCCCGTTCCTCTACTCGTTATACACAAATGAACACCAAATTTCGTCAGACCTTGTCCCATCTCTCTTCACCACCGGCTTCGTCTCGGGCGCTGTGGCCGGCTACTTCATCGGCTCCCTCGCAGATCGCCACGGCCGCAAGGTCAGctgcctcttcttctgcgcCGCCTACGCCCTCTCCTGTATCCTCACCACCATTCCTAATGTGACACTGCTCTTCCTGGGCCGCGTCCTGGGTGGCTTGGGCACGAGCCTGCTCTTCAGTGTCTTCGAGAGCTGGATGGTGACGGACTTCCACGCCCGCCGGCTGGGAGATCAGGGGTTGGACTTATCGCGTACGTTTGGATTGATGAGCACCGTCAACAGTGTCGTGGCCATTGTGAGCGGCGTGGTAAGCGAGTGGCTCGTCTCCGCGACGGGGACGCGCAAGGCGCCCTTTTTAACCAGTGTGGTCCTGTTGATCATTGCTTCCAGCGTCATTGCCAGTCAATGG GATGAAAACTACGGCTCGACAGGCAAAGCGTCGCCTTCGAAAGCATCAAGGAGCAAAACGGCCAGCCTCTGGCCCACCATGACCGATAAACGCGTTCTCGCAATCGGCCTCGCCTCGACAATGTTCGAGGGCTCCATGTACCTCTTCGTGGTGCTCTGGTCCCCGGTTCTCGtatccgcctcctcctcccctgaGACCCTCCCTTACGGCATCATCTTCGCCTCATTCATGGCCTCGACCCTCCTCGCCTCTCTCTTGTATCCAcgtctcctcgccctcgtctccACACCCTCCCGTTTGCTGCTCTCGGTCCTTctcgccgccaacgtcgtCTTCTTTGCTCTTGGTACTGGTGCCCCGCGCGCGGAGCAGATTACCTTCTGGCTTTTCTGCCTCTTCGAGGCCTGCGTCGGTCTGTACTTTCCGTCGATGGGCTATCTCAAGGGAAAGGTTGTAGACGACGGCGTCAGGGCGCAGGTGTACGGCGTGCTGAGGATCCCGCTCAATGTCTTTGTGGTGGTGAGCCTAATGTTCAGCAGTGACGGGCAGGCGGCCAAGGTGTTTCTCGTTTGCAGCATGTTGCTGCAGGCGAGCTGTGGCGCGTTGTGGCTCATGGACGGGCAGGATGCGTAG
- a CDS encoding Alpha-1,2-mannosidase, translated as MRGVGFDAAYKNIYVRSARLYSEAYSRGWIGYGFLNQGRMLELVLVLGSRSLTGVGIVM; from the coding sequence ATGAGGGGTGTCGGGTTCGATGCTGCATACAAGAACATCTACGTGCGGTCTGCTAGACTCTACAGCGAGGCGTACAGCAGGGGCTGGATCGGCTACGGCTTCCTCAACCAGGGCAGGATGTTGGAGTTGGTGTTGGTTTTGGGGTCAAGGAGTCTGACTGGAGTAGGAATAGTGATGTGA